The genomic stretch GTAGTTTTCGGTTTCAAAAGAGATTTTTTGGTAGACAAAACAGAAGAAATTAAAATTAAATTTTAGGTTATTAACAAAGAAGTTTACATAAAGCGTTGCTTACAAATTGCAGAAAACGGAGTAGGAACAACAAGACCAAATCCTTCTGTAGGTGCAGTAATTGTTTACAATAATAAAATTATTGCAGAAGGATTTACTTCTCCGTTTGGCGGTAATCATGCAGAAGTAAATGCAATTAATGCGGTAAAAGATAAGTCGGTTTTAAAAGATGCTACAATCTATGTAACATTAGAACCTTGTAGTCATTTTGGTAAAACACCACCGTGCGCAGATTTAATAGTAAAACATCAATTTAAACAAGTTGTAATTGGTTGTTTAGATTCTAATACGTTGGTTGCAGGTAAAGGTGTTAATCGTTTAAAAGATGCAAATATTAATGTGGTTGTTGGTGTTTTAGAAAATGAGTGTAGAGCGCAACATAAACGATTTTTAAGTGTTCAAGAAAATTTAAGACCGTATATTATTTTAAAATGGGCAGAAACCAAAGATGGTTTTATTGCGCCAGAAACCAAAAAAGAAAAAAAGCCTGTTTTTATTTCTAACTCGTATTCACAACAATTAGTACATAAATTAAGAAGCAAAGAACACGCAATTATAGTTGGTACAAATACAGCTTTGGTAGATAATCCGAAGTTAAATTTAAGAACTTGGTCTGGTTTAAACCCTGTAAGAGTAGTTTTAGACAGAACACTTAAAATAGAGCAAAGTGCTAATCTTTTTGATAAAACTATCAAAACAATTGTCTTAACAGGAAAAAAATCAGAAAAGCTTAATTCAGAAAATTTAATATTTGAAAAAATTAATTTCGACGATAATTTAGCAGCTACTATTATTAATGTATTGTCTAAGCATAAAATACAATCTTTAATTGTAGAAGGTGGTACGCAAACCTTACAAACATTTATTGCCCAAAATTTATGGGATGAAGCGTTAGTCTTTGTTGGTAATTCTTCTTTTAAAAAGGGTGTTGTTGCACCAAAGATTGCTAAAAATTACAAAGAGCATTTTATTAAAGATGATGTTTTAAAAATTTTTAAAAATGATTAAAAATATAATT from Polaribacter marinaquae encodes the following:
- the ribD gene encoding bifunctional diaminohydroxyphosphoribosylaminopyrimidine deaminase/5-amino-6-(5-phosphoribosylamino)uracil reductase RibD; the encoded protein is MNKEVYIKRCLQIAENGVGTTRPNPSVGAVIVYNNKIIAEGFTSPFGGNHAEVNAINAVKDKSVLKDATIYVTLEPCSHFGKTPPCADLIVKHQFKQVVIGCLDSNTLVAGKGVNRLKDANINVVVGVLENECRAQHKRFLSVQENLRPYIILKWAETKDGFIAPETKKEKKPVFISNSYSQQLVHKLRSKEHAIIVGTNTALVDNPKLNLRTWSGLNPVRVVLDRTLKIEQSANLFDKTIKTIVLTGKKSEKLNSENLIFEKINFDDNLAATIINVLSKHKIQSLIVEGGTQTLQTFIAQNLWDEALVFVGNSSFKKGVVAPKIAKNYKEHFIKDDVLKIFKND